The following proteins come from a genomic window of Dysidea avara chromosome 12, odDysAvar1.4, whole genome shotgun sequence:
- the LOC136239729 gene encoding cilia- and flagella-associated protein 65-like, with protein MATQSISRGKVTKHGIEVPSALTYKSWEPGGEYTKPLVLKNVHLTSKKIRYKMPQSQIFSTIFPQPIVLGSGTSHTLPITFKPLEKRVVADNIEILTNDGSFTVPLRAILPTPNLSLPSSLQFGMCAVSDNITMEFNLTNITDLPTNFQWEVPAPFRVTPHYGLIKPRGVCKLQASFHPEAVSVFEGAGVCYYGDSQNYKKPVKLEGIGKYPHLVVSTGGKSPPTTDLSLSFGDSPVGETVVKCLYITNVSSVSASFDITTTIPNMVFSCSEYTGTISPEQVYRIKVMFQPQLVGSCSGHFTIKPRGGVSDITIKCVGRGQGADVEITESYVNFGNIACGTSSAHMIPIKNNSQRVKAVYQFQMITANGGVFTTEGSSGVVNPGSTNSLLIHFTPTRPIPYHKKLVCIVHHMSQPVTIDLIGTGYTETTRPTVLLGKHLSIYNDRVETGLSRYSPEQLQQLITTGKLKEEGSSLLVTESFSEVLEKPPALDCSYGGYLSESHDPTSHHVTTDTTQLEFDVQITENKVNITNHTMGKLYCIWTTGANSVFSVIPEERELVAGACCSFTVTFSPCNPNQYYYSVMDCYICYKSMREQQDNDRIITVPWCISVRARGNSFMSSSEPYLPRALFTPRCVVMPSSSVGHEVHQTLVMTNNGNSPIAYDFQQHSDYTIHPSHGLLEDNHQVFIISARCDQSINNQHVVKAVLNGSDKYNEDLLLHIMVDSPQVSLEHDGTLYFMPTCIQCSQTNMLVVTNTTCLQLDYYWRLLGDCTTDLLNVIPTSGTLLPYESQTHLWSFTPADIIMYKLEAQLVAASTVNPSQKCKSLLKITGQGELGHLKADPSNVELSTVVVGCSTTSDIIIQNVASCQLSFCLSTSLHVLHLDCSHSNADNPAGVELSVDEDSIPAGGRKVIRVKMRPCVRGRHTLTVIYQLNLPRDDHVVKETICSISFDAVYPTMTVTGLLGQGSLGHLNKPRLWSMFSIDKFNKLLQQDPSPSELRYALKTRYSTRRKAAVHTTAIVEVTFGASPVDHPASSIQLQVENMGNTPTQWAFQFPEDIFLEPAYWADTGELDQVEKDEMRIMDNDVFSVHPKSGHLDPGSTTIITLSFRHVHCGSSRLPVLLKIGGGREVLLFFHGVTVPTGQPYVMFTSYHHHFSTIPVGCHAFPQQVYELYNGGDKMVKYSIDTAPLDQLQQENYGVSVIDCLQPVGEVPARSSTAIEFVFSPQEVKTYIVELPIQFDQHKTVLVSLTGRGYDPSQLELPDVDDTSLAVATSNSQDVVTTNGSSLLTINQAVTLSHETVSFGHLPLFSTVSRIIFLRNNTSHTVSWKLPSDNSQQVLTFSPSSGYLQPMDTTMCRIVFFSQSAPQLYHFTIVCELMDETAVMSYKEQLEVWKEKEEERQHLFTITDDLKKYQALPPIGQSPQLDYEQWNKLDLSVKPKTRPRTKKQSKSPPSQPKPPEPFYLQLTITATTHAVSDYCQQFDDFHLFFIDRQAVTMDTHPNTASEIVSTEEKQMVTSITTLMLKDLLSDGNFTDAVRSITEEPLPFFMQYTQRNRNTGGQAHARHSYAAALEHISKDQQLTGHVMPHDEGHDDMTSEGYNISQKTGDTTVEHSSTSSITSVVKSAQLHTNTTEQLIMLEDSIKHLPDFHGLVEDVLNGTILNIVQETITGEASITKLLPTIATP; from the exons ATGGCCACACAAAGTATATCCCGAGGTAAAGTAACGAAACATGGCATTGAAGTACCAAGCGCGTTAACCTATAAGAGTTGGGAGCCAGGCGGTGAGTACACTAAACCTTTAGTATTGAAGAATGTTCACCTCACCAGTAAGAAGATTAGATATAA GATGCCACAGTCACAAATATTCAGTACAATATTCCCTCAACCAATAGTCCTGGGCTCTGGTACCTCACACACTCTACCAATAACGTTTAAACCATTGGAGAAGAGAGTTGTTGCTGATAACATTGAAATATTAACTAATGATGGATCATTCACTGTTCCATTAAGAGCAATATTACCTACTCCAAACTTGTCATTACCATCTAGTCTGCAGTTTGGTATGTGTGCAGTGTCTGATAATATTACAATGGAATTCAACCTGACCAACATTACTGACCTGCCGACTAACTTCCAGTGGGAGGTACCAGCTCCATTCAGGGTCACCCCTCATTATGGACTGATTAAACCTAGAGGGGTATGTAAACTACAAGCTTCATTTCACCCTGAG GCTGTTAGTGTGTTTGAGGGTGCCGGGGTCTGTTACTATGGTGATAGTCAGAATTACAAGAAACCAGTCAAATTAGAAGGAATAG GTAAATACCCTCATCTGGTAGTATCAACTGGAGGGAAATCCCCTCCAACTACAGATCTGTCCCTATCATTTGGGGACAGTCCTGTGGGAGAGACTGTGGTAAAGTGTTTATATATCACCAACGTATCTTCG GTGTCTGCCTCGTTTGACATCACCACAACAATACCAAACATGGTGTTTAGTTGTTCAGAATATACTGGTACGATATCACCAGAACAAGTGTACAGAATTAAG GTGATGTTCCAGCCTCAGTTAGTAGGTAGTTGTAGTGGCCATTTCACCATCAAACCTAGAGGAGGTGTGAGTGATATAACCATCAAATGTGTTGGGAGAGGACAAG GTGCTGATGTAGAGATTACAGAGTCATACGTCAACTTTGGTAACATTGCTTGTGGTACTAGTTCAGCTCACATGATCCCTATCAAGAATAATTCTCAAAGAGTAAAAGCAGTTTATCAG TTTCAGATGATCACAGCTAATGGAGGAGTGTTCACTACAGAGGGTTCCAGTGGTGTGGTCAATCCAGGATCTACTAATTCACTACTAATACACTTTACTCCAACAAGACCAATCCCTTATCACAAGAAGTTGGTCTGTATAGTACATCACATGTCACAACCAGTCACCATTGACCTCATTGGTACTGGTTATACTGAGACTACTAGACCAA CTGTCCTCCTGGGGAAACACTTGTCAATATACAATGATAGAGTGGAGACAGGACTGTCACGATACTCTCCCGAG CAACTACAACAATTGATCACAACTGGTAAACTAAAGGAAGAAGGATCTTCTCTTCTAGTGACTGAG AGCTTTAGTGAGGTACTGGAGAAACCACCTGCACTGGACTGTAGTTATGGGGGGTATTTGAGTGAATCACATGATCCCACTAGTCACCATGTTACTACAGACACCACACAACTTGAGTTTGATGTGCAAATCACTGAGAACAAG GTGAACATTACTAACCATACTATGGGCAAGCTGTACTGCATCTGGACTACTG GAGCTAATAGTGTGTTCTCTGTGATCCCTGAGGAGAGGGAGCTGGTAGCTGGAGCTTGTTGTTCCTTCACTGTTACTTTCAGTCCA TGTaatcctaaccaatactactacAGTGTCATGGACTGTTATATCTGTTATAAGAGTATGAGAGAACAACAAGACAATGATCGTATTATCACTGTACCATGGTGTATCAGTGTTCGTGCTAGAGGGAACAGTTTTATGTCATCTTCAGAGCCCTACCTGCCCCGAGCACTGTTTACCCCTCGTTGTGTAGTGATGCCGTCCAGCAGTGTGGGACATGAAGTACACCAGACACTCGTCATGACTAATAATGGGAACAGCCCTATTGCTTACGACTTTCAACAGCACag TGACTACACCATCCACCCATCACATGGACTACTAGAGGACAATCATCAG GTGTTCATAATATCAGCAAGGTGTGATCAGTCTATTAATAATCAACATGTCGTCAAGGCTGTACTCAATGGTAGTGACAAATATAATGAG GATTTGTTGTTACATATTATGGTTGATAGTCCTCAAGTGTCACTGGAACATGAT GGCACCTTATACTTCATGCCAACATGTATACAATGTAGTCAAACTAACATGTTGGTAGTGACTAATACAACTTGTCTACAACTTGATTATTACTGGAGACTGTTGGGTGACTGTACTACTGATTTGCTCAATGTCATCCCAACCAGCGGCACTTTGTTGCCTTATGAGTCACAG ACTCACTTATGGAGCTTCACACCAGCGGACATTATCATGTACAAGTTAGAGGCACAGTTGGTAGCTGCCAGTACTGTAAACCCTTCTCA GAAGTGTAAGTCATTACTGAAGATCACTGGACAGGGAGAACTAGGACATTTGAAG GCTGATCCTAGTAATGTGGAGTTGAGTACAGTAGTGGTTGGTTGCTCTACAACTAGTGACATAATCATACAAAATGTTGCTTCATGTCAATTGTCCTTCTGTTTGTCCACATCTCTACATGTCCTACATCTGGATTGTAGTCATAGCAATGCGGATAACCCTGCTG GAGTAGAACTGAGTGTTGATGAGGACTCTATACCAGCTGGGGGAAGGAAGGTGATTAGGGTAAAGATGAGACCATGTGTGAGGGGACGTCATACTTTAACTGTCATCTATCAGCTAAACCTTCCCA GAGATGATCATGTTGTGAAGGAGACAATCTGTTCTATCtcatttgatgcagtatatCCTACGATGACAGTGACCGGATTGCTGGGACAAGGTAGTCTGGGTCATCTTAACAAGCCTCGCCTGTGGAGCATGTTTTCTATTGACAA GTTTAACAAGTTATTGCAACAGGACCCATCACCCAGCGAACTGAGATACGCTCTCAAGACAAGATACAG TACAAGAAGGAAGGCTGCAGTACACACCACTGCCATAGTAGAGGTGACATTTGGAGCATCACCAGTTGACCATCCTGCTAGTAGCATACAATTACAAGTTGAGAATATGGGGAATACCCCTACCCAATG GGCATTCCAGTTCCCAGAGGACATATTCCTTGAACCAGCTTACTGGGCTGATACTGGAGAACTTGATCAAGTTGAGAAGGATGAG ATGaggataatggataatgatgTATTCAGTGTCCACCCTAAGAGTGGTCATCTTGATCCTGGCTCTACCACCATCATCACTTTGTCCTTCAG ACATGTTCATTGTGGTAGTAGTAGACTACCTGTGTTATTGAAGATTGGTGGAGGACGTGAAGTTTTG TTATTCTTCCATGGAGTGACAGTCCCTACTGGTCAACCTTATGTCATGTTCACCTcataccatcatcatttctCAACTATACCTGTTGGATGCCACGCCTTCCCACAACAG GTATATGAGCTGTACAATGGTGGAGACAAGATGGTGAAGTATTCCATCGACACTGCTCCACTTGATCAACTACAACAA GAGAACTACGGAGTGAGTGTAATTGACTGTTTACAACCAGTAGGGGAAGTCCCTGCCAGAAGTAGTACTGCAATAGAGTTTGTATTCTCCCCACAAGAAGTGAAGACTTATATT GTGGAGCTACCAATACAATTTGACCAACACAAAACAGTATTAGTTAGTTTAACTGGTAGAGGATATGACCCCAGTCAGTTAGAACTACCTGATGTTGATGATACCTCATTGGCTGTTGCTACTAGCAACAGTCAAGATGTAGTCACTACTAATGGATCTAGTTTATTAACCATCAACCAA GCAGTGACTTTGTCACATGAGACAGTATCGTTTGGTCACCTCCCATTATTTTCCACAGTCAGCAGGATAATATTCTTAAGGAATAACACTTCCCATACTGTGTCCTGGAAACTACCATCAGACAATAGTCAACAG GTATTAACATTCAGCCCATCATCTGGCTACCTACAGCCAATGGACACTACAATGTGTAGGATAGTATTCTTCTCCCAGTCAGCTCCTCAATTATACCACTTCACTATAGTGTGTGAG CTGATGGATGAGACAGCCGTGATGTCGTACAAGGAACAGTTAGAGGTGTGGAAGGAGAAGGAAGAAGAGAGACAACATCTCTTCACCATTACTGATGACCTCAAGAAGTATCAG GCACTCCCCCCTATTGGTCAGTCACCACAACTGGACTATGAACAATGGAACAAACT TGACTTGTCAGTGAAGCCAAAGACTCGTCCTAGGACTAAGAAACAATCAAAGTCCCCACCATCA CAACCAAAACCTCCTGAGCCATTCTATTTACAGCTCACCATTACGGCAACGACACACGCAGTGTCAGACTATTGTCAACAATTTGATGACTTCCACTTGTTCTTCATTGACAG GCAAGCAGTCACTATGGATACACACCCAAACACTGCCTCAGAAATAGTTAGTACTGAAGAGAAACAAATGGTAACCAGTATTACAACTCTGATGCTCAA GGATCTGTTATCTGATGGTAACTTCACTGATGCTGTACGGAGCATCACAGAGGAGCCACTCCCCTTCTTTATGCAGTACACCCAAAGGAACAGGAATACAGGTGGACAAGCTCATGCTAGACACTCGTACGCTGCAGCTCTTGAGCACATCTCAAAGGATCAACAGCTTACGGGTCATGTGATGCCACATGACGAGGGTCATGATGACATGACGTCAGAGGGGTACAACATCTCCCAGAAGACTGGAGACACTACA GTGGAGCATAGCTCTACTAGTAGTATTACTAGTGTAGTGAAGAGTGCTCAACTACATACCAACACTACTGAACAATTGATTATGTTAGAAGACTCTATTAAACA CCTGCCAGACTTTCATGGGCTTGTTGAGGATGTGCTCAATGGAACAATACTCAATATTGTACAAGAGACTATTACTGGAGAGGCCAGTATTACTAAACTATTACCAACTATTGCTACACCTTAA